In Methylocystis echinoides, one genomic interval encodes:
- the acnA gene encoding aconitate hydratase AcnA, with translation MTSVDSFKSRQKLVVGDKTYDYFSLKAAEANGLPGVSKLPYSLKVVLENLLRHEDGRWVTKDTILSFAKWLSEKGKTEREIAFSPARVLMQDFTGVPAVVDLAAMRDAFVALGGDAQKINPLVPVDLVIDHSVIVDEFGSPKAFAKNVELEYERNGERYRFLKWGQSAFDNFRVVPPGTGICHQVNLEYLAQTIWTRTEQADGAAVEVAYPDTLVGTDSHTTMVNGLAVLGWGVGGIEAEAAMLGQPLSMLAPEVIGFKVTGAPKEGVTATDVVLTVTQMLRKKGVVGKFVEFYGEGLNHLSLADRATIANMAPEYGATCGFFPVDAETLAYLNTSGRAAERIALIEAYTQAQGMLRSSAAPDPEFTDTLALDLADVTPSLAGPKRPEGRVPLEEVGKAFETALAGEYKKDGGLGPRHKVDGTNFDLGHGDVVIAAITSCTNTSNPSVLIGAGLLARNAVAKGLKVKPWVKTSTAPGSQVVGQYLERSGLQKSLDELGFNLVGFGCTTCIGNSGPLPAHISKTVNDHDLVAASVLSGNRNFEGRVNPDVQANYLASPPLVVAFALAGTVAIDLTKEPLGAGSDGKPVYLRDIWPTNAEIDAFIQENVTRDLFRDTYANVFAGDEHWRAVAAPAGETYGWDDKSTYVRNPPYFVGLTKEPKPVTDIVGARVLALFGDKITTDHISPAGSIKASSPAGKWLIDNGVAPADFNQYGTRRGNHEVMMRGTFANIRIKNHMMKGADGVVPEGGLTKYYPGGETLSIYDAAMRYKQAGAPLVVFAGAEYGNGSSRDWAAKGTALLGVRAVIAQSFERIHRSNLVGMGVLPLTFEAGTSWSTLGLSGEETVAIHGLESGLAPRQTLVAEITFPDGKVVSTPLLLRIDTLDELEYFKNGGILPYVLRHLAS, from the coding sequence ATGACATCCGTCGATAGTTTCAAATCCCGCCAGAAACTCGTCGTGGGGGATAAAACCTATGACTATTTTTCCTTGAAGGCGGCGGAGGCGAACGGCCTTCCCGGGGTCTCGAAGCTTCCCTACTCGCTCAAGGTCGTGCTCGAAAATCTGCTGCGCCACGAGGACGGTCGATGGGTGACGAAGGACACGATCCTCTCCTTCGCCAAATGGCTGAGCGAAAAGGGCAAGACCGAGCGCGAGATCGCCTTCAGCCCGGCCCGCGTGCTCATGCAGGACTTCACCGGCGTCCCGGCCGTGGTCGATCTCGCGGCGATGCGCGACGCATTTGTCGCGCTCGGCGGCGATGCGCAGAAAATCAATCCGCTGGTGCCAGTCGACCTCGTCATCGACCATTCGGTCATCGTCGACGAATTCGGAAGCCCCAAGGCCTTCGCCAAGAACGTCGAGCTCGAATATGAGCGCAACGGCGAGCGCTACCGCTTCCTGAAATGGGGCCAGTCGGCCTTCGACAATTTCCGCGTCGTGCCGCCGGGCACCGGCATCTGCCATCAGGTGAACCTGGAGTATCTCGCCCAAACGATCTGGACCCGGACCGAGCAGGCTGACGGCGCTGCAGTCGAAGTCGCCTATCCCGACACGCTCGTCGGCACGGATTCGCATACGACCATGGTCAACGGCCTCGCCGTGCTCGGCTGGGGCGTCGGCGGCATCGAGGCCGAGGCCGCCATGCTCGGCCAGCCGCTGTCTATGCTCGCGCCCGAAGTCATCGGCTTCAAGGTGACAGGCGCGCCCAAGGAGGGCGTCACGGCCACGGATGTGGTGCTCACCGTCACGCAAATGCTGCGCAAAAAGGGCGTGGTCGGCAAGTTCGTGGAGTTCTACGGCGAGGGGCTCAATCACCTCTCGCTCGCCGACCGCGCGACCATCGCCAATATGGCGCCGGAATATGGCGCCACCTGCGGCTTCTTCCCGGTCGACGCCGAAACGCTCGCCTATCTCAACACCTCGGGCCGCGCCGCCGAGCGCATCGCGCTGATCGAGGCCTATACGCAGGCGCAGGGCATGTTGCGCAGCTCCGCCGCGCCCGATCCCGAATTCACCGACACCCTCGCCCTCGATCTCGCCGATGTGACGCCCTCTCTCGCCGGGCCCAAGCGTCCCGAAGGGCGCGTGCCGCTCGAAGAGGTCGGCAAGGCCTTCGAGACCGCCCTCGCCGGCGAATACAAGAAGGACGGCGGGCTGGGGCCGCGCCACAAGGTCGACGGGACGAATTTCGACCTCGGCCATGGCGACGTCGTCATCGCCGCCATCACCTCCTGCACCAACACCTCCAATCCGAGCGTGCTGATCGGCGCGGGCCTGCTCGCGCGCAACGCCGTGGCCAAGGGCCTCAAGGTGAAGCCCTGGGTGAAAACCTCCACGGCGCCGGGCAGCCAGGTCGTCGGGCAGTATCTCGAACGGTCGGGACTGCAGAAATCGCTCGACGAACTGGGCTTCAATCTCGTGGGCTTCGGCTGCACGACCTGCATCGGCAATTCCGGCCCGCTGCCGGCCCATATTTCCAAGACCGTCAACGACCACGATCTCGTGGCCGCCTCGGTGCTCTCGGGCAACCGCAATTTCGAGGGGCGCGTCAATCCGGACGTGCAGGCGAATTACCTCGCCTCGCCGCCGCTCGTCGTCGCCTTCGCGCTCGCCGGCACCGTGGCGATCGATCTGACCAAGGAGCCGCTCGGCGCGGGATCGGACGGCAAGCCCGTTTACCTGCGCGATATCTGGCCCACGAACGCCGAGATCGACGCCTTCATCCAAGAGAATGTGACGCGCGACCTGTTCCGCGACACCTACGCCAATGTGTTCGCCGGCGACGAACATTGGCGCGCGGTCGCCGCGCCCGCCGGCGAGACCTACGGCTGGGACGACAAGTCCACCTATGTGCGCAACCCGCCTTATTTCGTCGGCCTGACGAAGGAGCCCAAGCCCGTGACCGACATCGTCGGCGCACGCGTCCTCGCGCTCTTCGGCGACAAGATCACCACCGACCACATTTCTCCGGCCGGCTCGATCAAGGCCTCTTCGCCGGCGGGCAAATGGCTCATCGACAATGGCGTCGCGCCGGCCGACTTCAATCAATACGGCACGCGGCGCGGCAATCACGAAGTCATGATGCGCGGCACCTTCGCCAATATCCGCATCAAGAACCACATGATGAAGGGCGCCGACGGCGTCGTGCCCGAGGGCGGCCTCACCAAATACTATCCCGGCGGCGAGACGCTTTCGATCTACGACGCCGCCATGCGTTATAAGCAGGCGGGCGCGCCGCTCGTGGTCTTCGCGGGCGCTGAATATGGCAATGGCTCGTCGCGCGACTGGGCGGCGAAAGGCACGGCGCTTTTGGGCGTGCGCGCCGTGATCGCCCAGAGCTTCGAACGCATCCATCGCTCCAATCTCGTCGGCATGGGCGTCCTGCCGCTCACGTTCGAAGCGGGAACGAGCTGGTCGACGCTCGGCCTCAGCGGCGAAGAAACGGTCGCCATTCACGGCCTCGAGTCCGGACTGGCGCCGCGTCAGACGCTGGTTGCGGAAATCACGTTCCCCGACGGGAAAGTGGTCTCGACGCCGCTGCTGTTGCGCATCGATACGCTGGACGAATTGGAATACTTCAAAAACGGCGGCATCTTGCCCTACGTCCTGCGACATCTTGCCTCGTAA
- a CDS encoding TolC family outer membrane protein: protein MRRARGVLLVAFCAFAPGLCAETLNGALLRAYHISPVINSSRAGVRALDEKVPQALSGMRPRANAGAFLGVQRNRSVQIQNEIDLLDPTLQGPVKSVQSGGSTPRAANITVEQPVFDGFKAFNATRMAETNVFAGRARLRLTEQRVLFNAASAYMNVLRETAALRLQENNVAVLAEQLRQTRERYVAGQITLTDIAQAEARLAAGQALVGQARAALDAAIGAYRQTIGDEPKKLAPGAPVDSLIPKTREEAERIAQAEHPVILAALHDADAADLDIKVIEADFMPKLSLVGNLFTQTDVAGVYNRNIGASLGGRLNVPLYEGGLTSAQVREAKEVAGQRRLDADVARADVLALVRANWGALQAAKTQISAAQTQIAAAERALYGVREEAKAGQRTTLEILNAQQELLNARISLVFAQRERVVASYAVLSAMGRLSTETLGLVDAPYDPAIHFEQVKGLWGGIETPDGAR, encoded by the coding sequence TTGAGACGCGCGCGCGGCGTTCTTCTCGTCGCTTTTTGCGCTTTCGCGCCCGGCCTTTGCGCCGAGACGCTGAACGGCGCGCTGCTGCGCGCCTATCACATCAGCCCGGTCATCAATTCCAGCCGCGCCGGCGTGCGCGCGCTCGACGAGAAAGTTCCGCAGGCGCTTTCCGGCATGCGGCCGCGCGCCAACGCCGGCGCCTTTCTCGGCGTGCAGCGTAACAGAAGCGTGCAGATACAGAACGAAATCGATCTCCTCGATCCGACGCTCCAAGGACCCGTCAAAAGCGTTCAGAGCGGGGGCAGCACGCCGCGCGCCGCAAACATCACGGTCGAGCAGCCGGTGTTCGACGGCTTCAAGGCGTTCAACGCCACACGCATGGCGGAAACAAACGTTTTCGCCGGCCGCGCGCGGCTTCGGCTCACCGAACAGCGCGTCCTGTTCAACGCCGCCTCGGCCTATATGAATGTGTTGCGCGAAACGGCCGCGCTCCGCTTGCAGGAAAACAATGTCGCCGTGCTGGCCGAGCAATTGCGCCAGACCCGCGAGCGCTATGTCGCAGGGCAGATCACCTTGACCGACATCGCCCAGGCCGAGGCGCGGCTCGCCGCCGGGCAAGCCCTCGTCGGCCAGGCGCGCGCGGCCCTCGATGCGGCGATCGGCGCCTATCGCCAGACCATCGGCGACGAGCCCAAGAAACTCGCGCCTGGCGCGCCGGTCGACAGTCTGATCCCGAAAACGCGCGAAGAAGCCGAGCGCATCGCGCAGGCCGAACATCCGGTCATTCTCGCCGCGCTGCATGACGCCGACGCCGCCGACCTCGACATCAAGGTGATCGAGGCGGATTTCATGCCCAAGCTCTCCCTCGTCGGCAATCTCTTCACCCAGACGGACGTCGCGGGCGTTTACAATCGCAATATCGGGGCGTCTCTCGGCGGGCGTCTCAATGTGCCGCTATACGAAGGCGGCCTGACCTCCGCGCAGGTGCGCGAAGCGAAAGAGGTCGCCGGCCAGAGGCGGCTCGACGCCGATGTGGCGCGGGCCGACGTTCTTGCGCTGGTGCGCGCCAATTGGGGGGCGCTGCAGGCGGCGAAAACCCAGATCAGCGCGGCGCAAACCCAGATCGCCGCGGCCGAGCGCGCCCTTTACGGCGTGCGCGAGGAAGCCAAGGCCGGCCAGCGCACGACGCTCGAGATCCTCAACGCCCAGCAGGAGCTGCTCAACGCGCGCATCAGCCTGGTTTTCGCGCAGCGTGAAAGGGTCGTCGCGTCCTACGCGGTCCTGTCCGCCATGGGGCGGCTTTCGACCGAAACGCTCGGCCTCGTCGACGCGCCCTATGACCCCGCCATCCATTTCGAGCAGGTCAAGGGACTGTGGGGCGGGATCGAAACTCCGGACGGCGCGCGCTGA
- a CDS encoding CusA/CzcA family heavy metal efflux RND transporter, with the protein MMQRIIAFSVHSRWLVVLLVALIGAFGLYALAHLPIDAVPDITNNQVQINARAPALSAFEIEKQVTYPIENALAGIPGLEYTRSLSRNGFAQVTPVFSDHVDIYFARQQVNERIAQAREDFPPSVELRVGPIATGLSEIYMWSVRFKEPHKLSLPGEPGWRRDGAYVTPEGMALRTPVELESYLRTVQDWIIRPQLRTVPGVAGVDSLGGYVRQYHVQPDPAKLMSLGLSFGDLAATIEKNNVSRGAGYVERNGEGLVVRSGGRLETVEDIGNVVATTRNGVPVRVRDIAAVSIGKELRTGSASLNGEEVVIGTALMLIGANSRTVSAAVDERMKTIVKSLPPGVEVKTILNRTLLVDATIKTVAKNLIEGAALVILVLFVMLGNFRAALVTATVIPVTMLFLAIGMYVFKISANLMSLGALDFGLIADGAIIVAENSLRRLSERQHAAGRPLTTDERLDTVIDSAVEMRRPTVYGQSIIILVYLPILSFSGVEGKMFHPMAMTVIIALLSEFFLSLTFFPAMIALFVSGQGEEGENRIVRALKRAYEPLLRWAMDAPVKVMTIGAGSFAIAVLLYMSLGQEFVPKLDEKNLAMQANRIPSTSLTQSQAMQLDLENAIRKLPQVDYVFSKTGTADIATDPMPPNLTDTFIMLKPEDQWPDPGLAKDRLIDDITEKIAELPGNAYEFSQPIQLRFNELLAGVRGDIAVKVFGEDFDAMLKAANHIAAILRATPGAEDVKVEQVTGLPVLDIKVDKGAIARYGLSLGAVQDTIGAAIGGEPAGMIFEGDRRFPIFVRLGDNLRENAAALETIPVSLPPDAQGHVATVQLRQLASFSTIDGQNQISRENGKRRVVVSANVRGRDIASVVNEARAKVDAKVRIPPGYWIEWGGQFENLAAARARLMIVVPVCFFMIFLLLYSALGSARDAALVFTAVPLALVGGVLALWLRGMPMSVSAAVGFIALSGVAVLNGLVMRTYIHQLMVSGVPERDAIFRGAMTRLRPVVMTALVASLGFVPMALATSTGAEVQRPIATVVIGGLISATLLTLLVLPALYAFFGEDEAALSAAREREAV; encoded by the coding sequence ATGATGCAGCGGATCATCGCCTTTTCGGTCCATAGCCGCTGGCTGGTCGTGCTGCTGGTCGCGCTCATTGGCGCCTTCGGCCTTTACGCCCTCGCGCATCTGCCGATCGACGCCGTGCCGGACATCACGAATAATCAGGTGCAGATCAACGCCCGCGCGCCGGCGCTTTCCGCCTTCGAGATTGAAAAGCAGGTCACCTATCCCATCGAGAACGCGCTCGCCGGCATTCCCGGTCTCGAATATACGCGCTCCCTGTCGCGTAACGGCTTTGCGCAGGTGACGCCGGTCTTTTCCGATCACGTCGATATTTATTTCGCGCGCCAACAGGTCAATGAGCGCATCGCCCAGGCGCGCGAGGATTTCCCACCGAGCGTCGAGCTGCGCGTCGGGCCGATCGCGACCGGCCTCTCCGAAATCTACATGTGGAGCGTGCGCTTCAAGGAGCCGCACAAGCTCAGCCTCCCGGGGGAGCCCGGCTGGCGGCGCGACGGCGCCTATGTCACCCCCGAAGGGATGGCGCTGCGCACGCCCGTGGAGCTGGAATCTTATCTTCGCACGGTGCAGGACTGGATCATCCGTCCGCAATTGCGCACCGTGCCGGGCGTCGCCGGCGTCGATTCGCTCGGCGGCTATGTGCGCCAATATCACGTGCAGCCCGACCCGGCAAAACTCATGTCGCTCGGCCTGTCTTTCGGCGATCTCGCCGCGACGATCGAGAAGAACAATGTGAGTCGCGGCGCCGGCTATGTCGAGCGCAATGGCGAGGGGCTGGTCGTGCGCAGCGGCGGGCGGCTGGAGACGGTCGAGGACATCGGCAATGTCGTCGCGACGACGCGCAATGGCGTGCCGGTGCGCGTGCGCGACATCGCCGCCGTGTCCATCGGCAAGGAGCTGCGCACCGGGTCGGCCAGTCTGAATGGCGAGGAAGTCGTCATCGGCACGGCCTTGATGCTCATCGGCGCGAACAGCCGCACCGTCTCCGCGGCCGTCGACGAGCGGATGAAGACGATCGTCAAATCCCTGCCGCCGGGCGTCGAGGTCAAGACCATCCTCAACCGCACGCTGCTCGTCGACGCGACGATCAAGACGGTCGCCAAGAATTTGATCGAGGGCGCGGCGCTCGTCATTCTCGTGCTGTTCGTCATGCTCGGCAATTTCCGGGCGGCGCTGGTGACGGCGACCGTCATCCCGGTGACGATGCTGTTCCTGGCGATCGGCATGTATGTCTTCAAGATCAGCGCCAATCTGATGAGTCTCGGCGCGCTGGATTTCGGCCTCATCGCCGACGGCGCGATCATCGTGGCGGAAAACAGCCTGCGCCGCCTCTCCGAGCGCCAGCACGCCGCCGGGCGCCCGCTCACGACGGACGAACGGCTCGACACGGTCATCGACTCAGCGGTCGAAATGCGGCGGCCGACGGTCTACGGCCAGTCGATCATCATCCTCGTCTATCTGCCGATCCTGAGTTTCTCGGGGGTCGAGGGCAAGATGTTCCACCCTATGGCGATGACGGTGATCATCGCGCTGTTGTCGGAATTTTTCCTCTCGCTCACCTTTTTCCCCGCGATGATCGCGCTCTTCGTCTCGGGCCAGGGCGAGGAAGGCGAGAACAGGATCGTGCGCGCCCTCAAGCGCGCCTATGAACCGCTCCTGCGCTGGGCGATGGACGCGCCGGTGAAGGTCATGACCATCGGCGCCGGCTCCTTCGCCATCGCGGTTCTCCTTTATATGAGTCTCGGCCAGGAGTTCGTGCCGAAGCTCGACGAGAAGAATCTCGCCATGCAGGCGAACCGCATCCCCAGCACGTCGCTCACCCAGTCGCAGGCGATGCAGCTCGATCTGGAAAACGCCATCCGCAAGCTGCCGCAGGTCGATTACGTCTTCTCCAAGACCGGCACGGCGGATATCGCCACCGATCCGATGCCGCCGAATCTGACCGACACCTTCATCATGCTGAAGCCGGAGGACCAGTGGCCGGACCCGGGTCTCGCCAAGGACAGGCTGATCGACGACATAACGGAGAAGATCGCGGAGCTTCCCGGCAACGCCTATGAGTTCTCGCAGCCGATCCAGTTGCGCTTCAACGAGCTGCTTGCGGGCGTGCGCGGCGACATAGCCGTCAAGGTGTTCGGCGAGGACTTCGACGCCATGCTGAAAGCGGCCAATCACATCGCCGCCATTTTGCGCGCGACGCCCGGCGCCGAAGACGTAAAGGTCGAGCAGGTGACCGGCCTGCCGGTTCTCGACATCAAGGTCGACAAGGGCGCCATCGCCCGTTACGGCCTCAGCCTCGGCGCCGTGCAGGACACGATCGGCGCGGCGATCGGCGGCGAGCCCGCGGGGATGATCTTCGAGGGCGATCGGCGCTTCCCGATCTTCGTGCGGCTCGGCGACAATCTGCGCGAAAACGCCGCCGCGCTCGAAACCATCCCCGTTTCCCTGCCGCCCGACGCGCAGGGCCATGTCGCGACCGTGCAGCTCAGGCAACTGGCGAGCTTCTCGACCATCGACGGCCAAAACCAGATTTCCCGCGAGAACGGCAAGCGGCGCGTCGTGGTGAGCGCAAATGTCCGCGGGCGCGACATCGCCTCGGTCGTGAATGAGGCGCGGGCCAAGGTCGACGCCAAGGTTCGGATCCCTCCCGGCTATTGGATTGAATGGGGCGGACAGTTCGAGAATCTCGCGGCGGCGCGCGCGCGGCTGATGATCGTCGTGCCGGTCTGCTTCTTCATGATCTTCCTCTTGCTCTATTCGGCGCTGGGCTCGGCGCGCGACGCGGCGCTCGTCTTCACCGCCGTGCCGCTGGCGCTCGTCGGCGGCGTGCTGGCGCTGTGGCTGCGCGGCATGCCCATGTCGGTGTCGGCGGCGGTGGGCTTCATCGCGCTCTCCGGCGTCGCCGTGCTCAACGGCCTCGTCATGCGCACCTATATTCACCAGCTCATGGTGAGCGGCGTGCCAGAGCGCGACGCCATCTTCAGGGGCGCGATGACGCGTCTGCGCCCGGTCGTGATGACGGCGCTCGTCGCCTCGCTCGGCTTCGTGCCCATGGCGCTCGCGACGTCGACGGGCGCCGAGGTGCAGCGGCCGATCGCGACGGTGGTGATCGGGGGGCTGATCAGCGCGACGCTGCTGACGCTCCTCGTGCTGCCGGCGCTTTACGCCTTCTTCGGCGAGGATGAAGCGGCGCTTTCGGCGGCGCGGGAAAGGGAGGCCGTTTGA
- a CDS encoding efflux RND transporter periplasmic adaptor subunit, producing MSRKVSLVLAILASLAVGAALPGLVARFRGAGGPVESAPTGTDAPATEGRVALTAAQIEAAKISVAKVGPGVIKRQITVPAAVKPDPDHLARVAAKVSGVVAEMRKKLGDEAQKGETVAIIDSREVADAKSEYLAAVANYDLQSQLYQREKGLFEKKITAEQLFLRAKATYTEARLRVELARGKLAALDLSESEIAALATQPVSRLREKEIRAPIKGRVIERLANIGQPVTAESQLYVLAELSEVEAELAVPVASLAEVRVGQPVLLKGVDGRDFQGVVRVVNAMITPETRTGHVLAAFKNPNGALRPGVLLNAEIALEQSSAKVLIPRAAVQLVHNEPTVFVRVKDGFEKRLVELGDGDERSVEIVKGLKTGETIAVANSFLLKAEAGKSEIPEE from the coding sequence ATGTCTCGCAAGGTCTCTCTTGTTCTCGCGATTTTGGCGAGCCTCGCGGTGGGCGCGGCGCTCCCCGGCCTCGTCGCCAGATTTCGGGGCGCCGGCGGCCCTGTTGAGTCGGCGCCGACGGGAACCGACGCCCCCGCGACGGAAGGGCGCGTTGCGCTGACGGCGGCGCAGATCGAGGCCGCCAAGATCAGCGTCGCCAAGGTCGGGCCGGGCGTGATCAAGCGCCAGATCACCGTCCCCGCGGCCGTGAAGCCCGACCCCGACCATCTCGCCCGCGTGGCCGCCAAGGTGTCGGGCGTCGTCGCCGAAATGCGCAAGAAGCTCGGCGACGAGGCGCAAAAGGGCGAGACGGTGGCGATCATCGATTCGCGCGAAGTCGCCGACGCCAAGAGCGAATATCTCGCCGCTGTGGCGAACTACGATTTGCAGTCGCAGCTCTATCAGCGCGAGAAGGGGCTCTTCGAGAAGAAAATCACCGCCGAACAGCTCTTCCTCAGGGCCAAGGCGACCTATACCGAGGCGCGGCTCAGGGTCGAGCTCGCGCGCGGCAAGCTCGCGGCGCTGGACCTCTCCGAAAGCGAGATCGCCGCGCTCGCAACGCAACCCGTCTCCCGCTTGCGGGAGAAGGAGATCCGGGCGCCGATCAAGGGCCGCGTCATCGAGCGTCTCGCCAATATCGGCCAGCCGGTGACGGCGGAAAGCCAGCTCTATGTCCTCGCCGAACTGTCGGAAGTGGAGGCGGAGCTCGCCGTTCCCGTCGCGAGCCTCGCCGAGGTGCGCGTCGGGCAACCTGTCCTCCTGAAAGGCGTCGACGGGCGGGATTTCCAGGGAGTCGTGCGGGTGGTCAACGCCATGATCACCCCGGAGACGCGCACCGGCCATGTCCTCGCCGCTTTCAAGAACCCGAACGGCGCCCTGCGGCCGGGCGTGCTGCTGAACGCCGAAATCGCGCTCGAGCAGAGCTCGGCGAAAGTCCTCATCCCGCGCGCCGCCGTTCAGCTCGTCCACAACGAGCCCACGGTTTTCGTCCGGGTGAAAGACGGCTTCGAGAAGCGCCTCGTCGAGCTCGGCGACGGCGACGAGCGCTCCGTCGAGATCGTCAAGGGCCTGAAAACCGGCGAGACGATCGCCGTGGCCAATAGTTTCCTGCTCAAGGCCGAAGCGGGCAAGAGCGAAATCCCCGAGGAGTGA
- a CDS encoding outer membrane beta-barrel protein, translated as MAKSALLAGVALALIAGSAIAADLPSRKGPPPAFVPPPPAFSWTGLYGGVNIGYGFGAGGTSSNTWGYLTDAGTGFFPTGGAYSATANINGVTGGGQIGYNYQFSPWLVVGVEADIQAADINSKNVASVGVGDGIFGPHVLTANSAHYLDWWGTVRGRLGLTLPSMPNLMVYGTGGFAYGGVNRTVSVVDTFPLFSGWGTGVYDNTSTGWTAGGGVEWTPMAFPTWSVKVEYLYTDLGSTPLNVAAVATIPANGPVFVAQDQAYTRFHSVRAGVNWHFNPFGSSAPVLAKY; from the coding sequence ATGGCCAAATCTGCACTTCTCGCCGGCGTTGCGCTGGCTCTCATTGCCGGCTCCGCCATCGCTGCCGATCTCCCCTCGCGCAAGGGTCCGCCGCCGGCCTTCGTTCCCCCGCCGCCGGCCTTCAGCTGGACCGGCCTCTATGGCGGTGTGAACATCGGCTATGGCTTCGGCGCCGGCGGCACGTCGTCGAACACCTGGGGCTATCTTACGGACGCCGGCACGGGCTTCTTCCCGACGGGCGGCGCGTATAGCGCCACCGCCAACATCAACGGCGTGACCGGCGGCGGCCAGATCGGCTACAATTACCAGTTCTCGCCCTGGCTGGTGGTGGGCGTCGAAGCCGACATCCAGGCCGCAGACATCAATTCCAAGAACGTCGCCTCGGTCGGCGTTGGCGACGGCATCTTCGGGCCGCATGTGCTCACGGCGAATTCGGCCCATTATCTCGACTGGTGGGGCACGGTTCGCGGCCGCCTCGGCCTGACGCTTCCGTCAATGCCGAATCTGATGGTCTACGGCACGGGCGGCTTCGCCTATGGCGGCGTCAACCGCACGGTCAGCGTGGTCGACACGTTCCCGCTCTTCTCGGGCTGGGGCACCGGCGTCTATGACAACACCTCGACCGGCTGGACCGCGGGCGGCGGCGTTGAATGGACCCCGATGGCGTTCCCCACCTGGTCGGTGAAGGTCGAATATCTCTACACCGATCTGGGCTCCACGCCGCTGAACGTCGCGGCGGTCGCCACGATCCCTGCGAATGGGCCGGTCTTCGTGGCTCAGGATCAGGCCTACACCCGCTTCCATTCGGTTCGCGCCGGCGTCAACTGGCACTTCAACCCGTTCGGTTCGAGCGCGCCGGTTCTGGCCAAATATTGA